Proteins encoded by one window of Channa argus isolate prfri chromosome 1, Channa argus male v1.0, whole genome shotgun sequence:
- the LOC137102309 gene encoding angiopoietin-2-like, with translation MKNRSVLLFFVLTGWCSQPFTGDSLASDEHPDVGHDDDVHPNTLLETSPDALDLNTPTNRDVPDSNLETNWDLSDLNKDNYEDADWHPPSSHLKKHTDLLPDARLAMGSGSSGVDQGTNHIFNRTVGGPSAKCGEFSSQLTSNGQCRLTATLPTVGTSQKHCPDMFRCTDDVSYWLHENQNRKEQLEELRETMSELQEELRNHRHRVKALETEGEESASLNSTFDQMLRSLELRQAEADTLLHVHATLLYELQVQLHNLSAAVQHMSRNTGCTGNVIRTSPPLGLRGTLPPDGQYLSFCPSDCASLYHSGVRRSGVYAIVLSPGSTVSVYCDMETEGGGWTVFQRRRDGSVSFNRGWAEYREGFGEPRGEHWLGNQHLYLLSNQGHYSLRIDLQDWSHTHRHTLYHSFRTENEDNQFRLHVSGFSGTVEDSFSWYHDQQGFSTPDTGNICAEISHAGWWFHQCFQANLNGVYYKGGRYSLKAQNLLGPDGIIWFSWKDSDFYSLKAVTMMIRPRSFRPRLSP, from the exons ATGAAGAACCGATCAGTTTTACTGTTCTTTGTCTTGACTGGCTGGTGTTCGCAGCCTTTCACTGGTGACTCACTGGCCTCTGATGAACACCCAGATGTTGGGCATGATGACGATGTGCACCCCAACACTCTCTTAGAAACAAGCCCTGACGCCTTGGACCTGAACACCCCAACAAACAGGGACGTACCAGACTCAAACCTGGAAACAAACTGGGACCTATCAGACTTAAACAAGGACAACTACGAGGATGCTGACTGGCATCCTCCATCCTCACACCTGAAGAAACACACTGACCTGCTACCAGATGCTCGACTGGCGATGGGCAGCGGAAGCTCAGGTGTTGACCAGGGCACCAATCACATCTTCAACCGGACTGTTGGTGGCCCATCAGCTAAGTGTGGTGAGTTCAGCAGCCAGCTGACATCTAACGGTCAATGCCGTCTGACGGCAACGCTGCCCACTGTGGGAACTTCACAGAAACATTGCCCGGACATGTTCCGCTGTACAGACGACGTCTCCTACTGGCTCCACGAGAACCAGAACAGAAAGgagcagctggaggagctgaggGAGACCATGtcagagctgcaggaggagctAAGGAACCATCGACATCGAGTGAAGGCCCTGGAGACGGAG GGTGAAGAAAGCGCTAGTTTAAACTCGACCTTTGACCAGATGTTGCGCTCTCTGGAGCTGCGACAGGCTGAGGCCGACACACTGCTACATGTACATGCAACTCTGCTGTACGAGCTGCAGGTGCAGCTCCACAACCTGTCAGCGGCCGTTCAGCACATGAGCCGCAACACAGGCTGCACGGGCAATGTCATCAGAACCTCACCGCCGCTCGGCCTGAGGGGCACACTACCACCAG ATGGACAGtacctgtctttctgtccatcaGACTGTGCGTCTCTGTATCACAGTGGTGTTCGGCGTTCTGGTGTTTATGCCATTGTCCTGTCACCGGGTTCCACCGTGTCCGTCTACTGTGACATGGAGACAGAGG gTGGAGGCTGGACAGTGTTTCAACGGCGACGCGACGGCTCCGTGAGCTTTAACCGTGGCTGGGCAGAGTACCGGGAAGGCTTTGGTGAGCCACGAGGAGAACACTGGCTGGGCAACCAACACCTCTACCTGCTGTCCAACCAGGGCCACTACAGCCTCCGCATTGACCTGCAGGACTGGAgccacacccacagacacacccTATACCACAGCTTCAG GACAGAGAATGAGGACAACCAGTTCCGCCTCCATGTGTCTGGTTTCAGTGGCACAGTGGAGGATTCGTTCAGTTGGTACCATGACCAACAGGGCTTTAGTACGCCGGACACCGGCAACATCTGTGCTGAGATCAGCCATGCCGGTTGGTGGTTCCACCAGTGTTTTCAAGCCAACCTCAATGGTGTCTACTATAAG GGAGGACGGTACTCTCTGAAAGCTCAGAACCTGCTTGGGCCGGATGGCATCATCTGGTTCTCCTGGAAGGATTCAGACTTCTACTCTCTGAAGGCGGTCACCATGATGATACGACCGCGTAGCTTCAGGCCACGTTTGTCACCATAG
- the ndufb9 gene encoding NADH dehydrogenase [ubiquinone] 1 beta subcomplex subunit 9: MASAYLTHQQKVLRLYKKSLRHLESWCIFRDKYRFYACMLRARFDENKNEKDMVKATKMLKAGEEEFWANQHPQPYLFPDSPGGTSYERYECYKVPEWVLDHWHPSEKAMYPDYFSKREQWKKLRMESWDKEVAQLQAETPADGPRAEALPPARKQGDLPPLWWQFVTRPRERPT; the protein is encoded by the exons ATGGCCTCCGCCTATCTCACTCACCAGCAGAAAGTGTTGCGGCTTTACAAGAAATCATTAAGACACCTCGAGTCGTGGTGCATCTTTAG AGACAAGTACAGGTTCTACGCCTGCATGCTGCGGGCTCGCTTCGATGAGAACAAGAATGAGAAGGACATGGTAAAGGCCACCAAGATGTTGAAGGCAGGAGAGGAGGAGTTCTGGGCCAACCAACATCCACAGCCCTACCTGTTCCCAGACTCCCCTGGAGGGACCTCGTACGAGAGATACGAATGCTACAAG GTCCCAGAGTGGGTGCTGGACCACTGGCACCCCTCAGAGAAGGCCATGTATCCTGACTATTTTTCCAAGAGGGAGCAGTGGAAGAAACTGAGAATGGAGAGCTGGGACAAAGAG GTCGCCCAGCTGCAGGCTGAGACTCCAGCCGATGGCCCCAGGGCTGAGGCTCTCCCTCCTGCCCGCAAGCAGGGTGACCTCCCACCTCTGTGGTGGCAGTTTGTCACCCGCCCCAGGGAGCGCCCCACTTAA